GGCTCGCGCGCCTTGATCGCCGAGACCATCAGGCGGTGCGCCGACCGGGACTGCTCCTCGACATGAGGCGCGGTCTCCAGCAGCAGCCGCTGCTGCCAGATGGCCAGGTTTCCGACCTGGACCAGCATGCGATAGGCAAGGTCGCTCCCCGACTTGGCGCCCACGTACTGGCCGATCGCGAAGGATCGCTTGTCCTTCTCGGCCTGAGAAAAGCCGGCCCCGACGGCCTCCTCGAGGTGGGCCATGAGTTCGTCCAGGCGGGCGAACCCGCTTTCCGGGCACCGCTGCGCCGCCCAGTAGGCGCAACGGCCGTAGGTCTCTTCCAGCAGGCTGAAGATATCGAGCAGCTCGGAACGGCTGACCTCGGCCACCTTCGCGCCCTTCCAGGGCTCGATCTCGACAAAGCCGGCGTAGGCCACATTGCGCAGCGCCTCGCGAACCGACGCCCTGCTGACGCCATGGCGGGCCGCGATCTCCTGCTCCCGCAGTCGTGAGCCCGGGGGGTGCATGTTGGCGATGATCTCGCGGATCAGCGTCAGCGAGAGGCGCGCGTCGAGCGGCAGCTCACTCTTTCGGCCATTTCGCGCACCGGCGACCTCGTCAGCCATGATTTTCCCTCCATGACGACCCGCGCCGGATGATCCTCTGTCAGACAATTCTCGACATCGCGCAACCGCCCGTGGCGCCGCGCTCCGCCGCGCTCAGGCTCTCGCCCGTCGGAATCCCCCGCTGATTTGCGCGTCTGGAAAATGTTTGCCTCGGTTGCGATCCGCTTGCTGGTCGAGACTGCGTTGCTTCTGATCGCCAGGTGGGGACCAGCGCGTTCAGGTAGATCGAAACATGCCTTGTAATTCCGTCTGGCGAGACGGTATGGCCTAGCGCACCATGGAGACCAGTCGATGACCATTAGAACGCGCGTGGCGCCGTCGCCCACAGGCGACCCCCACGTCGGCACAGCCTACGTCGCTCTGATGAACTACCTGTTCGCCAAGAAGAATGGTGGCCAGTTCCTGCTGCGAATTGAGGACACCGACAGGACCCGCAGCTCGCTGGAGTCGGAAGCTGTCATCCTCAGGTCCCTGCGCTGGCTGGGTCTGTCATGGGACGAAGGGCCGGACGTCGGCGGCCCACATGGTCCCTACAGACAGAGCGATAGGGGGCACATCTACCGCGAGCATGCGGACCAGCTTCTGGAAAGCGGCCATGCTTTCCGGTGCTTCTGCACGGCGGCCCGCCTTGACGCCTTGCGTCAGAGCCAGCGCGCCGCCGGTCTTCCGACACACTACGATGGTCTGTGCGCCCGACTGCCGGCGGCCGAAGTGATCGCGAGGGTCGCGGCCGGCGAGCCTCATGTCGTGCGCATGAAGGTTCCGACCGAAGGCGTCTGCCGGTTCGAGGATATGGCCCGGGGCGTTATCGAGATCGCCTGGAACACCGTGGACATGCAGATCCTGCTGAAATCGGATGGCATGCCAACCTACCACCTGGCCAACGTGGTCGATGACCACCTGATGGAGATCACCCACGTCATACGAGGCGAGGAGTGGATATCTTCGGCGCCAAAGCACCAACTGCTCTACAGCTATTTCGGCTGGGGGATGCCGAAGCTGTTTCACCTTCCGCTTCTGCGAAATCCGGACCGCAGCAAGCTCTCGAAGCGCAAGAACCCGACGAGCATCCTTTACTACGAGCGGATGGGCTATCTCCCGCAGGCGCTGACGAACTTCCTTGGCCTTTCAGCGACATCAAGTTCCGAAGGCGAGGAACTGATGGACAGCGCGGCCCTCATCGAGGGGTTCGATATCGCGAATATTACCCTGGGTGGTCCCATATTCGATGTCGCCAAGCTTGACTGGCTGAACGGTCGCTACCTGCGAGAGGCCCTGTCAGCGGACGCGTTCACGGAGGCCGTCGCGGCCTGGGCGTTCAATCCGACCTACCTGAACCAGGTTGCCGAGATGGCCAAGACGCGCATAACGCGCCTCAGCGATCTGGGCCCCACCGCCGCCTTCCTGTTTGCCGGCCGGCTCGGCCTGACGGCCGATCAGCTGGGCGATGGCAAGGTCGCTCGGGAAAGCCTGGTCATGGCCTTCCACCTCTCGACCGTGGGCTTCGACCGACTGCCGGCCTGGACCTCGGCGGAAGTCGAGCGGATTCTGCGCGAGGTGGCGACCGTCATCGACGTCAAGTTCAAGGACTTCGTCCGCCACATGTTCATCGCCATCACGGGTCGGCCCCAGTCTCTGCCCCTGTTTCAATCGATGGAGTTGCTGGGGCGCGATATCTGCCGCGAGCGGCTGCGAGAAGCGATCGCGACGCTGGGTGGCGCCACCGAAGGTCAACGCAAGGCCTGGACGGCTCGCTGGGACGAGGCCGCGCGTGAGGAGGTCGTCGAGTCCTGAGGTCATCCGGCGACGATCCCTCTACGCGTTCTCCAGCAGAACAGCGGCCTGTCCGGCCAAATCAAGGAGGGTCATCGCGCCCTTGTCCTTCAAAGCCGGCACGATGGTCCATAGAGCCGCTCTTTGACCCTCTGTGAGGATTTGGCCTCGGCCGGCCAGGGTCTCGGCCACGAGAGCGGCCAGGCGATCATCGTCAGCCTGCCGGAGATAATGGCCGTTGATCAGATTCAGCTTCTCGATGTCCAACTGACCTGGGGCGCGATCAATGTCGGCGATGTCGAACCATTTGATCGCCTCCGCGTCTGAGAAAATTTCCCCGCCGGCGTGGCTCCAGCCCAGCTGGGTCAAATAGTTCCGCAAGGCTTCCGGCAAGTAGCCAAGCCGGGCCAGCTCGCCGACTGTCGGGGCCCTGTGGCGCTTGGAGAGCTTGATGCCGTCAGCGTCGTGGATGCCTGGCAGGTGGGCGAACAGCGGCGCCTCCCACCCGAAGGCCTGATAGATCAAAGACTGGCGGACGGCGTTGCTCAGGTGGTCCTCGCCGCGGATGACATGGGTGATCCCCATGTCGTGATCATCAACGACAACAGCCAGATTGTAGGTTGATACACCGTCGGAACGCAGAAGCACCTGGTCTTCCAGGTCCCGATTTTGGAGGCTGACCCGGCCCTGGATATGATCCTCGACAACCGTAGTCCCGGTCAGCGGACTTTTGAGGCGGACAACGTAGGGCATGGCTTCTGCCTTGGGCCCCGGAGTCCTGTCGCGCCAAGGTGAGCGCAGGGCGTGACCGGCCGCGTGGGCATCAAGTCTTGCCGTCGCGGTCTCGTCCGGCGTCATCCAGCACCGATAGGCTCCGCCCGAAGCCAGAAGGTCCTCCACTGCTTTTCGGTGGCGGTCCGCGCGGGCGGATTGAAAGGTCGGCGACTCGTCAGGCTCGATGCCCAGCCAACTGAGACCCTCAAAAATGGTCCGTACACTGGCCGTTTCTGGACCCTCTGGCCCTTTATCCTCGATTCGCAACAAGAACCGGCCGCCGCAATGACGCGCGAACAGATAGTTGAACAGGGCCGTTCTCGCGGTCACGATATCCATGGAGCCGATCGGCGAGGGTGCGAACCGGGTGACGACACCAAAGGGAACTGGTCGCTGCGACATGGCGTCGGCTATAGCGCCAGAGAGGTGTGGATTACCACGCTGCTCTGCCGCATTCGCCAGACGGGGACAGAACCTCGACGGGCCCGCACGAGCATCGTCAAACACAGCGCGGGCTTGCCGC
The nucleotide sequence above comes from Caulobacter sp. NIBR1757. Encoded proteins:
- a CDS encoding GntR family transcriptional regulator; amino-acid sequence: MADEVAGARNGRKSELPLDARLSLTLIREIIANMHPPGSRLREQEIAARHGVSRASVREALRNVAYAGFVEIEPWKGAKVAEVSRSELLDIFSLLEETYGRCAYWAAQRCPESGFARLDELMAHLEEAVGAGFSQAEKDKRSFAIGQYVGAKSGSDLAYRMLVQVGNLAIWQQRLLLETAPHVEEQSRSAHRLMVSAIKAREPEIAEASARMIVMITRRQLEASPPSAARVKPDNKARKARPGPS
- the gltX gene encoding glutamate--tRNA ligase encodes the protein MTIRTRVAPSPTGDPHVGTAYVALMNYLFAKKNGGQFLLRIEDTDRTRSSLESEAVILRSLRWLGLSWDEGPDVGGPHGPYRQSDRGHIYREHADQLLESGHAFRCFCTAARLDALRQSQRAAGLPTHYDGLCARLPAAEVIARVAAGEPHVVRMKVPTEGVCRFEDMARGVIEIAWNTVDMQILLKSDGMPTYHLANVVDDHLMEITHVIRGEEWISSAPKHQLLYSYFGWGMPKLFHLPLLRNPDRSKLSKRKNPTSILYYERMGYLPQALTNFLGLSATSSSEGEELMDSAALIEGFDIANITLGGPIFDVAKLDWLNGRYLREALSADAFTEAVAAWAFNPTYLNQVAEMAKTRITRLSDLGPTAAFLFAGRLGLTADQLGDGKVARESLVMAFHLSTVGFDRLPAWTSAEVERILREVATVIDVKFKDFVRHMFIAITGRPQSLPLFQSMELLGRDICRERLREAIATLGGATEGQRKAWTARWDEAAREEVVES
- the gltX gene encoding glutamate--tRNA ligase, with translation MSQRPVPFGVVTRFAPSPIGSMDIVTARTALFNYLFARHCGGRFLLRIEDKGPEGPETASVRTIFEGLSWLGIEPDESPTFQSARADRHRKAVEDLLASGGAYRCWMTPDETATARLDAHAAGHALRSPWRDRTPGPKAEAMPYVVRLKSPLTGTTVVEDHIQGRVSLQNRDLEDQVLLRSDGVSTYNLAVVVDDHDMGITHVIRGEDHLSNAVRQSLIYQAFGWEAPLFAHLPGIHDADGIKLSKRHRAPTVGELARLGYLPEALRNYLTQLGWSHAGGEIFSDAEAIKWFDIADIDRAPGQLDIEKLNLINGHYLRQADDDRLAALVAETLAGRGQILTEGQRAALWTIVPALKDKGAMTLLDLAGQAAVLLENA